One Prosthecobacter vanneervenii genomic window carries:
- a CDS encoding FAD-dependent oxidoreductase, with amino-acid sequence MIVGAGLAGLACARVLAAAGRPFMILEASNAVGGRVRTDKVDGFLLDRGFQIFLPAYPEARRVLDYEALDLRPIYRGADVFVKNRFHRMADPLAHPLAALKNMGEEVATLRDKWTTLLLRKEVFGMREPPLELPEMETEDYLRDFGFSENMIDRFFRPFFGGIFLEKDLRTSARMMLFLFSMFDRAGTALPARGMQSIPEQLAMSLPPGSLRLNAPVSAVRAGEVTLDTGEVLQADHVIVAVGEEVASRLLPAEENSAPLLPSRSTTCLYFATDELPPGDAILHLDGDGRGPVNSVLVLSRVSPHYAPPGQHLISASIIGAPSSTELEQVVREQMCRWFGDKVVSRWRHLRTYQIRHAQPESRQLRLGTGPLSSVIQPGLYRCGDWCENVSINGALLSGRRCGMAVMKSLGDPSLD; translated from the coding sequence GTGATTGTCGGCGCCGGCCTTGCGGGGCTGGCCTGTGCTCGCGTGCTGGCGGCTGCCGGTCGTCCCTTCATGATTCTGGAAGCCTCCAATGCCGTGGGCGGCCGCGTGCGCACGGACAAGGTGGATGGCTTTCTGCTGGACCGTGGCTTTCAGATCTTCCTGCCAGCCTACCCCGAAGCGCGGCGTGTGCTCGACTACGAGGCACTGGACCTGCGGCCCATCTACCGTGGTGCCGATGTCTTTGTGAAGAACCGCTTCCACCGCATGGCGGATCCGCTGGCACACCCGCTCGCAGCCCTGAAAAACATGGGCGAGGAAGTGGCCACGCTGCGTGACAAATGGACCACGCTGCTGCTGCGCAAGGAGGTCTTTGGCATGCGCGAGCCTCCGCTGGAGCTGCCTGAAATGGAGACGGAGGATTATCTGCGGGATTTCGGCTTCTCGGAGAACATGATCGACCGCTTCTTCCGCCCCTTCTTCGGCGGCATCTTTCTGGAGAAGGATCTGCGCACCAGCGCACGCATGATGCTGTTTTTGTTCTCCATGTTTGACCGCGCAGGCACCGCCCTGCCGGCACGCGGCATGCAGTCCATCCCCGAGCAGCTGGCCATGTCCCTGCCTCCCGGCAGCCTGCGGCTGAATGCACCTGTCTCCGCCGTGCGTGCCGGAGAGGTGACGCTGGACACAGGAGAGGTGCTGCAGGCAGACCACGTCATCGTGGCCGTGGGCGAGGAGGTGGCCAGCCGCCTTCTTCCTGCCGAGGAAAACAGCGCTCCGCTGCTGCCCAGCCGCTCCACCACCTGCCTCTACTTTGCCACGGATGAGCTGCCGCCCGGAGATGCCATCCTGCATCTGGACGGCGATGGACGCGGACCGGTGAACAGCGTGCTGGTACTCTCCCGCGTCTCGCCGCACTATGCTCCGCCCGGACAGCATCTGATCTCCGCCTCCATCATCGGAGCACCTTCCAGCACCGAGCTGGAGCAGGTGGTACGTGAGCAGATGTGCCGCTGGTTTGGCGACAAGGTCGTCTCCCGCTGGCGCCACCTGCGCACCTACCAGATCCGCCACGCCCAGCCGGAAAGCCGCCAGCTGCGCCTGGGCACAGGCCCGCTCTCCAGCGTGATCCAGCCCGGCCTCTACCGCTGCGGCGACTGGTGCGAAAACGTCTCCATCAACGGCGCGCTGCTCAGCGGCCGTCGGTGCGGAATGGCGGTAATGAAATCGTTGGGAGATCCGAGCTTGGATTGA
- a CDS encoding acyltransferase family protein, which translates to MNPTTTNQRLLSLDAFRGFIMLLMASSGFGIVQMASAHPGTLWEFIKPQFAHQDWQGCSLWDLIQPSFMFMVGMAVPFSYAKRREHGQSYIGMAWHALSRSILLVALGVMLATRSADKHTVFAFTNVLAQIGLGYFFLFLFTRMGWEYVLSAIILILAGYTWFFVNHPLPSAQDLAAISGMKGTERAVLQGFAGHWSIHTNAAAAFDRWFLNLLPQAQPFQYNAGGYQTLNFIPALATMLGGALTGSFLMRSTKSDKSKCATLFIIGILLLVLGTVLDVRVLPFVGPQLDQYTLLPVVKRIWTPSWAVLSGGWVLILLSIFYLVVEILGMRRLVFPLVVVGMNSIIIYLLHSLCAGWILENLHKHLPETAFPAYWAPVIDRCGVLFVLWLICWWLYKQKAFLKL; encoded by the coding sequence ATGAATCCAACCACCACCAACCAACGACTCCTTTCCCTCGATGCGTTTCGAGGGTTCATCATGCTGCTGATGGCCTCCTCGGGCTTCGGCATTGTGCAGATGGCCTCCGCGCATCCGGGCACCCTCTGGGAGTTCATCAAGCCCCAGTTTGCCCATCAGGACTGGCAGGGCTGTTCGTTGTGGGACCTGATCCAGCCGAGCTTCATGTTCATGGTGGGCATGGCGGTGCCGTTTTCCTACGCCAAGCGGCGCGAGCACGGGCAGTCCTACATTGGCATGGCCTGGCACGCGCTCTCACGCTCCATCCTGCTGGTGGCACTGGGGGTGATGCTGGCCACGCGCTCGGCGGACAAGCACACGGTTTTTGCCTTCACCAATGTGCTGGCGCAGATTGGCCTGGGGTACTTCTTCCTCTTTCTGTTCACCCGCATGGGCTGGGAGTATGTGCTCTCTGCCATCATTCTTATCCTGGCGGGATACACCTGGTTCTTTGTGAATCACCCGCTGCCCTCGGCTCAGGATCTGGCCGCCATCTCCGGCATGAAGGGCACGGAGCGTGCCGTGCTGCAGGGCTTTGCCGGACACTGGAGCATCCACACGAATGCCGCCGCGGCGTTTGACCGCTGGTTCCTCAATTTGCTGCCGCAGGCGCAGCCCTTTCAATACAATGCCGGTGGTTATCAGACGCTGAATTTTATCCCCGCACTGGCCACCATGCTGGGCGGCGCACTGACCGGCAGCTTCCTCATGCGCAGCACCAAGTCTGACAAGAGCAAGTGTGCCACGCTTTTCATTATTGGCATTCTGCTGTTGGTGCTGGGCACCGTGCTGGATGTGCGTGTGCTGCCCTTCGTGGGCCCGCAGCTGGACCAGTACACACTTCTGCCCGTGGTGAAGCGCATCTGGACGCCCTCCTGGGCCGTGCTTAGCGGTGGCTGGGTGCTCATCCTGCTTTCCATTTTTTATCTCGTGGTGGAGATCCTCGGCATGCGGCGGCTGGTGTTTCCACTGGTGGTCGTGGGCATGAACAGCATCATCATCTATCTGCTTCACAGCCTGTGCGCAGGCTGGATCCTGGAGAACCTGCACAAGCACCTGCCAGAGACGGCCTTCCCGGCCTATTGGGCGCCTGTGATTGATCGTTGCGGCGTGCTATTTGTGCTTTGGCTCATCTGCTGGTGGCTGTATAAGCAGAAAGCATTCCTCAAACTGTGA
- a CDS encoding FHA domain-containing protein codes for MPRIQFTTPEGASGTLELDSERMSLGRADDNQLVIADESVSSHHGEVSFDGSGWTLTDLGSTNGTKLGGSRVESIQLTAGGAFQLGNVNCVFIGDEAAEEDAYSAPTIMVSAPASGGYGSQPYNGKLRQGFGPKVKEKNPGGALLTLLGVVGLLACGAAVYFANQMGVN; via the coding sequence ATGCCCCGAATTCAATTCACCACTCCTGAAGGTGCTTCCGGCACACTCGAACTCGACTCTGAACGCATGTCCCTGGGCCGCGCTGACGACAATCAGCTCGTGATCGCAGATGAATCCGTTTCCAGTCATCATGGTGAAGTCTCCTTCGACGGCAGCGGCTGGACCCTCACCGACCTCGGTTCCACCAACGGCACCAAACTCGGCGGCTCCCGTGTGGAAAGCATTCAGCTCACCGCAGGTGGTGCCTTCCAGCTCGGAAACGTCAACTGCGTGTTTATCGGAGACGAAGCCGCTGAGGAGGATGCCTATTCCGCCCCCACGATCATGGTCTCCGCACCAGCCAGCGGCGGCTACGGCAGCCAGCCCTACAACGGAAAGCTGCGCCAGGGCTTTGGCCCGAAGGTGAAGGAAAAGAACCCCGGCGGCGCCTTGCTGACCCTGCTGGGCGTCGTGGGCCTTCTGGCATGCGGTGCCGCTGTTTATTTTGCCAATCAAATGGGAGTCAACTGA